DNA sequence from the Macrobrachium rosenbergii isolate ZJJX-2024 chromosome 55, ASM4041242v1, whole genome shotgun sequence genome:
tgcggtgccttcacaccCGACCTGAGGTCACacacacaatcttattatcattattgtgatttgtatatttattacctgttcatttaccGTTGTACCAAGTGTGTGTCAGTATTtttgtgtccaaccagctattgttaatcatcatgttttctatacgtacctgtcctgttttgtgtagagaaacaGTTTGACCTCGGgttacttgtaaatttttgtactcgcggtctctgcatatacgcagatgtccgcacaccgctttataagtgggtcgcttcttcaataaaccagcagtgcttgtcttcctgctctttctttagcacctctcacagtggtgacccccggagtggttcccggagccattaacggacccaaacggcgacttagtcttggcccgatgaaccaacccacgcccctaacggactaactatggcgctctaacaaagtgttCGGGCATTAACGACCCTCGTCAACAAATCTcaggcgtcattagcggactcacacggcacgCTCTCAAGCGTGTATTGATgcaagtgttccctcacactccaagtgagagtgtggaatgagcatggacgcagacattcccaaccacatacaaattactgcgAACTTCTCAgaggcagatgtctccctcgTGCAACCCCCTCTAgagacctcgccatcaacccccggcaagacaaacctcttggaaacatggcatgccctccaggacctcctcctcctcctccctgagactgacagcagcagcaggcacaaagagattagTCTGTctagggagatcctcctgcggcagctgctcccagaggtccgtgggcagatcactgagccatacaccctgccggtcgaggacctgataagggtggcgcagcagctgacggactccacgagggCGGCAAAGCGGGCGTCCgcgcctgcacaccccatcaactgcctccagccggaggactcCACCACAGAGTGCATCAACATTGTCGACATGAGgcggccaccccaccaccagaaggaaaggctggggctttgctactaccaccagaggtttggtaaAGCTGCCCGGAATTGCGAAGCTCCCTGCCTTTTTGCCCATCCAAAACGCGGGGGAGGCGgcagccaccctcacaggccgccatggcagcagcatccaaaacACCCAGGAGCCCCACACCAGTAGGTTCTACGTCCGCAACACtttctccagcaggatgatgctgatcgacactggggccatgtGGTCAGttttcccgccttccagagaggaccgcatgCACTCGccggacccagctgcctccctgacagctgccaacgggtcccccctcctctcctatggcaccaggctcctgtcggtctccatcctgggtcggagatacaagtggaacttcatcattgcggacgttaggaccccgctcctgcgTGCGGACTTCCTCGCACACTTCGGACTAGCAGTCGATGTTGGCCGCAAGCACCTTGCTGGACACTGAGttctgccagtccctgcccctgtcgccgggccccagggCGCCCACAATCTGTTCCATCGCTCCTCACCAGTACGCCTCCCTCgtgaaggaattcccggaggtATTCAAATccgagcttcgtcaggtgcccggggcccatGCCAAGCACGGGaaatatcatcacatcaagacggggcccccgacgcacgcaaagttccggaggcttcccccacagcgctttcaggaggccaagaaggccgtTGCCAAGATGGagtgtatgggcatatgcaggaaggcccccagTCCATGGGCcgccccccttcacatggtgcagaaaacggatggctcctggagaccctgtggcgactacaggcagctcaaccttgctacagagcccgaccactaccctctaccaaacatgcaagacctgacggcctccttccacggggccaaaatattgtcaaaactggatctcttaaaatcatatttccaggtaccagtagctccagaagacatccccaaaaccgccatcatcacgtcCTTCGGGTCCTATgccttcaccttctccacctttggcctgaggaacacaggggcgacctttcagagactgatggacagcatcctggggatctgaacttctgcgtctgctacatcgatgatatcctaattttttccatgtcccacaaggaacaccttcggCACATCAGGAAGTTCCTGCAGCGCCTGTAGGAGAATGGCCTcatcatcaggttcgacaagtgcaccttcggtgtCGGGGtatggtggaattcctgggccaagAGATATCCCTGGGAGGCGTCCGCCCAGTTGCATCGAAAGTCGAGGCCAttgtcaggttccccacccctacctccgtcaaagccgtacaagaattcctcgggatggtcaactactacagaaggttcatccgGGGGGTcgtgcacaccatggcccccctgacagagatcctcaagggccatccgaagaccttagtgtggggccccgaccagcagcgggccttctccctgacgaaggccgccctcgccaaggcaacagctttggcccaccaagACCCCAGtgcccccctccagctaacaacagacgccagcaacgttgcctgtggGGCCATCCTGGAACAGGTCGTCatcggagcccctcagcccatcgccttcttcagcaggaagctcagccccaccaagtcccgctacagcactttcgacagggaactcttcgtgGTGTACCAGGcagtacgccacttcaaattcctcctggagggtacgcccttcacagtttggacggaccaccagccgctggtccacgccttcacaaagctgggggatgcatggtcctccaggcagcagcggcacctcgcggccatcgcagagttcacctgcaccatcaagtacctcccctgcaagaagaacccagtagccgacgccctctcgaggattgaaatcgacgcagtgcagctcgggatcgactacgaggacctcgcccgggaacaagccgccgacccagagattccagcttactgcaccgccatcacgttgtgaagtggaaggacgtgcccctcagtcctggagggccaacactgctgagcgacgtaagcactggccatccctgcccactggtgcccgcctcccatcatcggctggtcttcgacgtcatccacggactgtcccacccctccggcagaacGACGGCCAGGCCACTGgtggagaagttcatctggcacagcatacagaaggacgcaacggcctgggcaaggcagtgcatacagtgccaggcgaGCAAAGTAGGGTGGCACACCGAATCAGGGGTGGGCGACTTTCTCCAGGCggggagacgtttcgggcacatccacgttgacgtagtgggtcctcttcccccatcaggaggagcaagatcccttctgacagtcgtcgaccgctccaccaggtggcccgaagctacgcccatggaagaagccacctccagtgcatgtgcagaggccctcctctccagctggatcagccggttcggtatcccggaccatataactatggacaggggccccaccttcctgtccgagctgtggaacgccctggcatgcctgctagggaccactcaccacagcaccaccgtctacaaccctgcagccaatggaatggtggaaaggttccacaggtccccgAAGACGTCCCTCATGGCTCACTGCACCGCCGAGAActgaagtaccagctgccctgggtcctcctcgggctgaggaccgcccccagagccaacggcaacccgtccgcagcagagaaGGTCTTCAGGGAAACCCTcgtagtcccaggggaactcatcATAGAGGACCAGGACGACTTAACAATGCAGAGGCTACGcgacagggttggaaagttcgccccctgccaacggacatataccgacaggaccTCCCGCTTCATGCCTCCTGGtctatcctccgccacccacgtttTCATCAGGAACGATGCCGTGCGTCCAACCTTAACGAGGCCCTACAggggggcctttcctcgtacttgagagaaacaagaaggcattccgggtggccatccacgggaaggaAGAATGGGTAtcaatagaccgcctcaagcccgcattcctggaggaagccgttgggggcacttcccaaagccccccaCAGGAGGTGGTGCCCCCTTAGCCCGCCCCATCCgcaagaaaacctcgtgggcACCCCCGGAAGGCCCCGGGTCCGGGCAGGAGAgcaacccaacacacccatccacagggcaccgAAGTAGAgcaacccaacacacccatccacagggcaccgaagtcgaacaccccccccccccagctggcatcgagaaggcGGGGCCCCCTCTGTCACCCCAGCTGATACCCGTTTTGATCAGACGTTGCCTGTGTCTTGGggagggagtattgtaaagtccccactcaatgggttctctgtgatgaacatcccattttctgcagtgccttcacagcCGACCTGAGGTCGCACACGTACACAATCtaatcattattgtgatttgtatatttattacctgtccatttgcccttgtaccaagTATATGTGTCAGTATTTTTGTGTCAAACCacctattgttaatcatcatgttttctatatgtacctgtcctgttttgtgtagagaaatagtttgacctcgggtcacttgtgaATTTTTGTACTCGCGGTCTCTGCGTATATGCAGACATCcccacgccgctttataagtgggtcacttcatcaataaaccagcagtacttgtcttcctgctctttctttagcacctctcacaacTTTGCAGTGTTACAATTCAATTATTAATACAGGTACATGTAAACAACACATGGTATGTAAAAACACTTGTGTGTGATGATTCGTCTTAATCCCTTAATAATCAGCATTCTGGCAACAGAGCCCAAAAACTCAAAAATTGCTTACAGTTATCCCTCTCGTCAGATCCGTGAGCACAGTCTATCTTTCCATCACAGCGTTTGCTCTGAGGAATGCATGTCCCTTCACCACAGCGAAATTCCTTTGGTCTACACCCTCCTGCAAGTacagacaaacacaaaaaatggGTTAATATCAGATTGGTATTGACAATAAGAGGGGTAAATAGAATTCGTTtatgtacttttttctgtcttcattcaGTCAGATACAGCATTTAAAAAGTGCTGAATAACCTTGCAGTTCCATTATCCTGTCAATAGACCAAAAACTTTTAAGTAATCAATATTCTTTTGACTTTTTACTTACAGAGAATGAAATTGTACAAAGGCGAATATAGACGCAGGCTGTTGCCAGTATATACCAGCGTACAATTAGTTTTCATTaccatgtttaaaaatttttaaaagggtCTTACTTTGTGTGTACTGCATTCGCCAGAACATATTTGTTCTTGTAcgccaaaattaaataaaatagccATCAAAACGTTTGAATTTTAAAGCATCTCAGGAGGTAAACGTATCTGAAACTGACCACATTTAAGAAAGTCTTTTGTCCTCATGACCAGGCTTAAAAGGAATCCTTTATGTGACcaataaaatggtcagaaattcACTTTTTAGTAATAAACGGGACtagcaactactactactactacgagcaaaattatatcattaacacatgaacatacacacacttactgCAGTCCACCTCGTCACTTCCATCACGGCAGTCCTGATATCCGTCACAGAGGAAACTCCTGGAGAGGCACTGCCCATTATGACACTGGAACTGTCCTAATGTACAGTTTGATGACGGTTGTTGAGGAgatcctggaagagagagagagagaaaaaaaagatgtaatCGATTCAGCCCTTTAATTTACACTTCATTAGTCTTCAGCTCCCACTCAAGTAGGGAGGACCTCCTAAATTCAAAAGTCGACCAtttatacctttcatttttgTCAGGTGGATTTCTCTTGCTTTCGCTCTTAGTTTTTCCGTAAATCTGTGGCAGTGGGACGTAGCCCcatattaagaaataattttttattcccgTACAAAACAACATTTTATCTTTTCCAAGTGATAACATTGTAGCATTTAATCTATATTTTGCAGCATAAGCCTACTCTATACTTAACGAGTTTGTTCTGTGTTACTCTGTAACACTCGTTCTATACTTTAAAGCATAGGCCTAGTCTTTGTTTACTTAAATGAGTTTGTTCGTTATGTGACTCGGCTTGGCTCATCTAGTTGTATCCCGTAGTGGCTTCCTGTCTTTtataaagtcttttatttttagaagaaaGACTTCCTCTATATCATGCACTTAAAAACTTGGCACCTGGCACATTCACTTTTCGAGTTGTATTTTTAGGTGATATTTGATAAAAACGTCATTTACCTaaaattttcacattcacaaatatatttttctcctcattcccaattattatttgcataaaattagGCAATTCgcaaattactgtaatttacaaCTTGAAGACTAGTTTTGCTATGAAAACGCCGAGAATTTTCTAATAGTGAAGTGAAAAGTTACTGTCAAAAGCCTTTGtctaattggtaaaaaaaaaaaattaagatgacaGGTCTTTTAGCTTTTGCCGACaagtgaaaatgtttatttcaaatcTAAAATACGCATGTTCCTGAATTTACATTCAAATAATAATTGCTTAACTTACGAAATGGACAAAACACTTGTTTCACTTAACATTTTAACTACTTGAATTATGAAGCCGTAAGTAATGAGAGAAAGTTTCAGAAACTGTCtggagtaaaaaaatttttttaaaattttgttgtccTTTAATAAACTGATTATTGCTAGATATATTTAGTTCTCTTAAAATGCCAGGTAAGGATTTTCTATAAAAATAGAATCTGTATAATAGGCAGGAACAGAATTAAAATCTGCCTGAATCAAGACTGGAATGATCCAGTCATAGTCAGCCTTACCAAGACTGAATAATCAagtcttaataaaataaagttaaataatcaGCCTTACCAAGACCAATGCAGTCTCACCAAGACTACTCGAATCTCGTGAATCAACGATGTTCAGCAATAAATGTTAAGATTCATTTGATAAGTTGAAAAAGGCTGTGTGGTGTCAACTCTTAGTAACTAATAATTAGTCCCATAACAATTTTCAGTGTCGAAGGTAAAATTAAGAGCTGAACAGAGCTAATACGACAGTAACTACGCAAATAGTAGCTCGTTTCACAATGCACTTGTAGTAAAACTGTGACACGTAAcaacagtaatatataatttaaataaaggtTAAGACtgtaaaatcaataattatataaaccaataactataaattttaaaatctcatAATAAAGTATAAGgccataaaatcaataattatataaaccaaTACCAAGCCTTGAGTCATCTTTCTTAAATGAGGTTTCAAAACCTGTTGTGATTTCAAAAGCGAATTTGGTATTTTCTGGCCAACAACCACTTCTGTAAAACCACAGCTTGTAGTTATTCAAGAGAGATCCCTACCTAAGGATACTTCCCTGTAGGAGGGTAATgtcattagtgcacctcacgtggtgtactgtaggcattagttaaggttttttgtagcgtcccttcggcctagctgcaatccctttcattctttttatgtacctctacctccgttcatagcctctttcttccgtcttactttcctcaacgtctcctaacaatggtttcacagtgcaactgcgcggttttcctcctgttacacctttcaaacctcctttacttaattttcctttcagcgttgaaagaCCTCGTTGGTCTcagcgcttggcatcaggcctaaatctcatattccaattccacaaTTCCTAAGGATACTTACTGGGTGGGATTCCTGAAGGAGGTTCGTTCCTACTGGGTGGGATTCCTGGAGCAGGGTTGCTCTGTCGAACAACGCGTCTCAGCGAGGCAGAAACTCCAAGGTGAAAGTCGCTGTCAGCTATTAGATCAGGATGGGGTTGCAGGCCTTCCAAGGagctctggaaaaaaaattgttacatcTTGTTGAGAAATGTAGTCTGGTTGAGAAACGTAAAGTGTCCGTTACACCTAGCTGGAAATATAGTCTTATATTTGGCAGAAGAAACAAATTGTTTGTAActatattttgcaataaaaatagtGATACATTTAGCTGGAAAAATATATTGTCTTagccagaaaattttattatatttagctgaaaaatttattatataaagctgaaaaatgtgtttttagctgaaaaaataatattcctgttatttttatgaaaaaatactactaaattcacataaaaaaagattTGTTGCATTGGCCTGATAAAATAATTTGCTGCATTGACCTGGTAAAATTTGTTGCATTGACCTGATAAAATAATTTGTTACACTGACCTGATAAAATAGTCTGTTGCATTTGCATGCTAAAATTGTCTGTTGCATTTGCATGCTAAAACAGTCTGTTGCATTACACGCTAAAATAGTCCGTTGCATTTACATGCTAAAATAGTCCGCTGCATTTACATGCTAAAATAGTCCGTTGCATTTACATGCTAAAATAGTCCGTTGCATTTACACGCTAAAACAGTCTGTTGCATTTACACGCTAAAACAGTCTGTTGCATTTACACGTTAAAATAATCTATTGCATTtacaaaataatctaaaatattgttaCATTTACCTGATAAATGTCTGTTATACTGACCTGATAAAATAGTCTGCTACATTGACCTGATAAAATAAGTCTGCTACATTGACCTGATAAAATAAGTCCGTTACAGCGATCTGATAAAATAGTCTGCTACATTGACCTGATAAAATAGTCTGCTACATTGACCTGATAAAATAGTCTGCTACATTGACCTGATAAAATAGTCTGCTACATTTACACGTTAAAATATTATGTTACATTCAGCTGAATAAGTAAGTTGCCTGTCACATTTTGCTCAATATTTCATCAGTCGTGGTGCTTATCTGTAGGTTAGGATCTACGAGAATGTTTTCTCGCCCACATCTGGAAAAATTTTATCCAGATGTCCATCTATGTATGTAAACATGCACacgcaaaaataaaggaaagaaattaggATGAGTGATAAGAAGCTAAAGGTATAGACATGGACTTCGAGGAAACAGGGAGAGGGGGTTAAAACACTACAAAAGCTTGAAAGTACTAATTATCCGTGTAATTAAAGAACGTGCTAACTGATCAGTGATGCAAACACACTAAGTAAATTCTAGAGTTGGAAAACCAGCTATATGAATTTCGAATATCTTTGACTTTAggtaaattcaaaagaaaacaattttgtaCATGGAGTTAACGACAAAAAGCCAAATTTTGATTGCAGGCAGAGgggaaaatttagttttaatcaaaatgaatattttactcaGAAAACAAAGTGGACAGGCAGAAAATATCACTATCAATTAATCTGATTAGATTCCAGATTTCAATTAAATTAATGACTACATTCCAGATTTCAATTAAACTAATCTGCCTAGATTCCAAAGTTCAATTCAATCACTATCAATCTGATTTGATTCCAGATTTCAATTAAATTAGTCTGACTAGATTCCAGATTTCAATTAAACTAATCTGCCTAGATTCCAAAATTCAATTCATCTATTCTGACTAGGTTTCAGATTCCAATTCAATTTATCTGACTAGGTTCCAGATTTCAATCCAATACCAGATTTCAATTCAATCTGACTAGGTTCCAGATTTCAATTATATTATTCTGACTAGATTccagattttaattaaattaatctgGCTAGGTTccagattttaattaaattaatctgGCTAGGTTCCAGATTTTAATTCAATCTGACTAGGTTCCAGATTTCAATTCAATTAATCTAGTTCCAGATTTCAATTAGTCTCTTATCTTTGAGATTCAAAGGTCAACCAAATATCTCCATTTTGTTAGATTATAGACTGCCACCTAGTggtagcacgggctcttgctcgcaAGAACAACCCGAAAAGACGATGCAATAGAGCAAGGCTACTGAAGGAGTCAACCATCAAGGTTGTTAGAATATTTATGTCAAATAGGACACCACCTGACGctgtatgtaaaataaaacaaggcaGGAAATGGCCCAGATAATGCAATGCGTATTACAACAGGGGAAAACCACTGTGATATCAGTCGAAGAGAACCACCTGAAATCtaataaaaagctaaaacaaaGTATGAATATACGAGTACATCAGTTACGTATGAAGGCAATGCAGTCGAAGAGAATCTCCTGAAATCTattaaaaagctaaaacaaaGTATGAATATACATCAGTTACGTATGAAGGCAATGCAGTCGAAGAGAACCTCCTGAAATCTATTAAAAAGCTAAAACAAGTATGAATATACATCAGTTACGTATGAAGGTATGAAATTTCTCAAGGAACTCATACCTTGGGAAAAGTATGATAGTAGTCCAAAACTATCGTCAGCGAATGAGGATTTTTCAAGAGCAATATCAAATTATGTGAATCAGACAAGACAAACAACAaggcggtaaaaaaaaaacttattaggACCCAAAAGCAAGACAGGTGATAACTGAAAAATGATTATAAGAACTGGTTCAACTAACTACTGAAACAATCCTTCAGAAAAGGATTATAATTAGGATACATATTAACTCTTCAGACAgactataaaattaaatatttggacAGCATAGGCCTAAGTATAAAACAAACCAGCAAAGTTTCAAGGATTTCAAATCGACTGAATTTAAAACTGCgacaataatataaacaaaagagatgcaggcgagagagagagatgcagaggggaagagagagagagagagagagagagagagagagaagatgagaggagagagaagagagagagagagagagagagagagagagagagagagagagaggagagagagagaagatgagagagagagagagagagagagagagagagagagagagagagagagagagagagagagagatgagagagagagagagagagagatgagagagagagagagagagagagagagagagagagagagagagagagagagagagagagagagagagagaagattcagaGGAgagagcagaggagagagagagagagagagagagatgcagaggaggggagagagagagagagagagagagagagagagagagagagagagagaagatgagagagagcagaggagggagagagagagagagagagagagagagagagagagagagagagagtgagagagagagaaatacgaggagggagagagagagagagagagagagaagatgcagaggaggggagagagagagagagagagagagagagagagagagagatgcagaggagagagagagagagagagagagagagagagagagagagaagatgcagaggaggagagagagagagaagagagagaagatgcagaggaagggagagagagagagagagagagagagagagagagagagagagagagagagagaagatgcagaggaaaagagagagagagagagagaggagagagagagagagagagagagagagagagagagagagagagagaagatgcagaggaggagagagagagagagagagagagagagagagagagagagagagaaagatgcagaggaggagagagagagagagagagagagagagagagagagagagagagagagaagatgcagaggaggggagagagagagagagagagagagagagagagagagagagagagagagaagatgcagaggaggggagagagagagagagagagagagagagaagatgcagaggaggagagagagagagagagagagagagagagagagagagagagagagagagagagagagagagagagagagagagagaagatgcagaggaggagagagagagaga
Encoded proteins:
- the LOC136835218 gene encoding basement membrane-specific heparan sulfate proteoglycan core protein-like isoform X2 — its product is MQETTLAMNAFGGATASVDTPWDLKQILLITYLILVSIDLAHASSTFQSSLEGLQPHPDLIADSDFHLGVSASLRRVVRQSNPAPGIPPSRNEPPSGIPPRSPQQPSSNCTLGQFQCHNGQCLSRSFLCDGYQDCRDGSDEVDCRGCRPKEFRCGEGTCIPQSKRCDGKIDCAHGSDERDNCCKQNDFQCKDMACIPKSQRCDGKAQCRDKSDEYYCNPNPATGAFVAGATSAFASHTIRASWILLLVVFLVMLSNTE
- the LOC136835218 gene encoding basement membrane-specific heparan sulfate proteoglycan core protein-like isoform X3: MNAFGGATASVDTPWDLKQILLITYLILVSIDLAHASSTFQSSLEGLQPHPDLIADSDFHLGVSASLRRVVRQSNPAPGIPPSRNEPPSGIPPRSPQQPSSNCTLGQFQCHNGQCLSRSFLCDGYQDCRDGSDEVDCRGCRPKEFRCGEGTCIPQSKRCDGKIDCAHGSDERDNCCKQNDFQCKDMACIPKSQRCDGKAQCRDKSDEYYCNPNPATGAFVAGATSAFASHTIRASWILLLVVFLVMLSNTE